In Rutidosis leptorrhynchoides isolate AG116_Rl617_1_P2 chromosome 2, CSIRO_AGI_Rlap_v1, whole genome shotgun sequence, one genomic interval encodes:
- the LOC139893250 gene encoding pentatricopeptide repeat-containing protein At3g22150, chloroplastic-like, with amino-acid sequence MSSLSFIPLSYSMNSHSTHTHQSLHVSSLHLPSPSTTPSHIQWTKDQLHPHPKPRTIRYRLSQLCREGQPLLARQLFDEIPKPTTVVWNAIIIGFICNNMSHEAILLYSQMKSKSFLCDSYTYSSILKACAETRSLRIGKAVHCHILRSHLFPSRIVSNSLLNMYATCLYDSVNKVFDSMPRRNVISWNIMISWYVKMGLFAEGVRHFVNMMKSGLKPTVVSFINAFPALAGTRDSKISNVVYGLLVKLGDEYCTDFFATSCAISMFAELGSIESAKKIFDNSLEKNIEIWNTMISGYIQNNMPVEALNLFVQALHSSDEVFVDDVTLISALTAASQLQKLEIGNQIHAYIIKSVSVLPVMVMNTLIVMYSRCDSIQESLKIFNSMSERDVVSWNTMISSFVQKGMNDESLKLVYDMQKQGFIIDDVTISSLLSAASNLRNREIGKQTHGYLLRHNIQFDGIESYLIDMYSKSGLIRSAQVIFDRTCSSNRDLATWNSMIAGNCQNGLVEKAFGVLSQMVDHNVIPNSVTIASILPGCSITGSLKLVKELHAFTIKSLLDRNVFVHSALVDTYSKLGVIAYAENVFGLTQEKNAVTYTNMILGYGQHGMCEKAINLFNSMRENGVRPDSVTMVAVLCACSYSGLVNEGLDLLKSMKTEYEINPTFEHYCCVVDMLGRVGRVSEAYEFVKRLEEKGNHVRIWGSLLGSCRTHGEYELGEIVANKLVEMGVGSMNSGYSVLLSNMYAEEGDWDFVERLRNEMYEKGTVKERGSSWIDNGGRMDYFLTRDENHDSRDEIYEMLDVMDTDMKKE; translated from the coding sequence ATGTCATCATTATCTTTTATCCCCCTTTCATATTCCATGAACTCTCATTCAACACACACTCATCAATCACTTCATGTTTCTTCATTGCACCTGCCTTCACCATCCACCACACCTTCACACATCCAATGGACCAAAGATCAGCTACACCCACACCCCAAACCTCGAACAATTCGATACCGGCTCAGCCAATTGTGCCGAGAAGGCCAACCCCTTCTTGCCCGCCAACTGTTCGACGAAATTCCCAAACCAACTACGGTTGTTTGGAACGCAATCATTATTGGGTTTATATGTAATAACATGTCTCATGAAGCTATACTTTTATACTCTCAAATGAAATCCAAGTCTTTTTTATGCGATTCGTATACTTACTCTTCGATTCTTAAAGCCTGTGCCGAAACTAGAAGCCTTAGGATAGGTAAAGCGGTACACTGTCATATTTTGCGGTCTCATTTGTTTCCTAGTAGGATAGTTTCTAACTCTCTTTTGAACATGTACGCCACTTGTTTGTATGATTCTGTAAATAAAGTGTTTGACTCGATGCCGAGAAGGAACGTTATCTCGTGGAATATTATGATTTCGTGGTATGTGAAAATGGGATTGTTTGCAGAAGGTGTTAGACATTTTGTAAATATGATGAAGTCGGGACTTAAACCTACAGTTGTCAGCTTTATAAACGCGTTTCCTGCTTTAGCAGGAACGCGTGACTCTAAAATTTCTAATGTTGTTTATGGGCTGCTTGTTAAACTAGGTGACGAATATTGTACAGATTTTTTTGCTACAAGCTGTGCCATATCTATGTTTGCAGAACTCGGGTCCATTGAATCGGCAAAAAAGATATTTGATAATAGTCTAGAGAAAAATATAGAGATTTGGAACACTATGATTAGTGGTTATATACAAAACAATATGCCTGTTGAAGCACTTAATCTTTTTGTTCAAGCTCTACATTCATCTGATGAAGTTTTTGTTGATGATGTCACTTTGATATCGGCATTAACAGCAGCCTCACAGTTGCAGAAACTGGAAATTGGTAACCAGATACATGCGTATATCATAAAAAGTGTGTCGGTTTTGCCTGTGATGGTAATGAACACACTTATAGTTATGTATTCCAGGTGTGATTCTATTCAAGAAAGTTTAAAAATATTCAATAGTATGAGTGAAAGAGATGTTGTTTCATGGAACACTATGATATCATCTTTTGTACAAAAGGGGATGAATGATGAAAGCTTAAAGCTTGTGTATGATATGCAGAAGCAAGGGTTTATTATTGATGATGTCACAATAAGTTCTTTGTTATCTGCAGCTTCCAATTTAAGAAACCGAGAAATTGGTAAACAAACGCATGGGTATCTTCTTAGGCATAATAttcaatttgatggaatcgaaagtTATCTTATTGATATGTATTCAAAATCTGGTTTGATAAGATCGGCCCAAGTTATTTTTGATAGAACTTGTTCGAGTAATCGAGATCTGGCAACATGGAACTCGATGATTGCCGGGAACTGTCAAAACGGATTAGTCGAAAAGGCTTTTGGTGTTTTAAGTCAAATGGTTGACCATAATGTTATACCGAATTCTGTCACTATCGCATCGATTCTTCCAGGTTGTAGTATTACGGGAAGTTTAAAATTAGTTAAGGAACTTCATGCATTTACGATTAAAAGTCTATTAGATCGTAATGTTTTTGTGCATTCTGCTTTAGTCGACACGTACTCCAAATTGGGTGTTATTGCGTACGCAGAAAACGTGTTTGGTTTAACTCAAGAGAAAAACGCTGTAACATACACGAATATGATACTTGGTTACGGCCAACACGGAATGTGTGAAAAAGCGATTAATTTATTTAATTCGATGAGGGAAAACGGGGTACGGCCCGATTCGGTGACAATGGTTGCGGTTCTTTGTGCGTGTAGTTATTCGGGGTTGGTCAACGAAGGTCTTGATTTATTAAAGTCAATGAAAACAGAGTATGAAATTAATCCAACGTTCGAGCATTACTGTTGTGTTGTGGATATGTTAGGGAGAGTTGGTAGGGTATCAGAAGCTTACGAATTTGTTAAAAGATTAGAGGAAAAGGGTAATCATGTGAGAATTTGGGGGTCGCTTTTGGGTTCTTGTAGGACCCACGGAGAATATGAATTGGGGGAAATTGTTGCGAATAAGTTGGTTGAAATGGGTGTTGGGAGTATGAATTCGGGTTATAGTGTGTTGTTGTCGAATATGTATGCCGAGGAGGGAGATTGGGATTTTGTTGAGAGGTTAAGGAACGAGATGTATGAAAAAGGGACGGTGAAGGAACGTGGGTCCAGTTGGATTGATAATGGCGGTCGGATGGATTATTTTTTGACGAGAGATGAAAATCACGATAGTAGAGATGAAATATATGAAATGTTGGATGTTATGGATACTGACATGAAAAAAGAATAA
- the LOC139889861 gene encoding uncharacterized protein: MEKEKSKSQMLKQKARIRWVLEGDENLKFFHSCIRRWYNKSNIRGLLINGVWNDDPGEIKNFVFHHFKDRFSSNAGTRPVLSGFRGPAGPISSQQPAASANSHQNGLNLSDGLFVNHLTSVTAGLLEEKFCENEEDLLLAIDKFWESGVISRGCNASFITLVPKKSNPDSLNDYRPISLIGSYYKIIAKLLSNRLRRVIPNLVGFEQSAFIKGRNILDGALIASESLDFLKRKKARSILFKVDFEKAFDFLSWDFLLEIMEKIGFGSKWRMWIMTCLKSASVSVLINGSPTEEFSLERGVRQGDPLSPFLFILAAEGLNLLIKEAVTCNLFKGVEIGDNRVPISHLQYADDTIFFGIWDLENIRNLMKLLKCFERTSGLKTEVESVARIFGCNVGEFPFTYLGLPIGANMSVASNWKPVVDKIGKRLADWKARTMSFGGPLTLVKSVLNSLPLSSFSKVIGNGSSTNFWKDHWLGDFALEDKFKRLVRLESNMEATVRNRLGIWEWIREPRGRALGELSELNALFQDVILIHDKPDTWKWVLNGNGVFSTKKLTELINEKNILVGPSNFETIRNNLVPSKVEIFVWRARRRRLAVLSELDKKGIDLHSVLCPICGQEVETVEHSLVLCNLALDVWEKVSRWWGLGAFTNLSINEIFMGNSSVHMSEAGRKIWQATLSSESYIDKKLPGILLI, translated from the exons ATggaaaaagaaaaatcaaaatctcaAATGCTCAAGCAAAAGGCGCGTATTCGGTGGGTATTAGAGGGGGATGAAAACTTGAAGTTTTTTCACTCGTGTATTCGCAGGTGGTACAACAAGAGTAACATTCGGGGTCTTCTTATCAACGGTGTTTGGAATGACGATCCAGGTGAAATTAAGAATTTTGTTTTTCATCACTTCAAGGATCGATTCTCAAGTAATGCTGGCACCAGGCCTGTTCTGTCTGGGTTTCGTGGGCCTGCTGGGCCGATTTCATCACAGCAGCCTGCTGCATCGGCTAATTCGCATCAGAATGGGCTTAATCTGTCTGATGGGCTTTTCGTGAATCATCTGACTTCGGTTACTGCTGGACTCTTGGAAGAAAAATTCTGCGAAAATGAG GAAGATTTGTTACTCGCCATCGACAAGTTTTGGGAATCGGGGGTGATCTCTAGGGGGTGTAACGCTTCATTCATTACGCTTGTTCCGAAGAAATCAAACCCGGACTCCCTAAACGACTATCGGCCAATCAGTCTTATTGGGAGTTATTACAAGATTATTGCGAAACTCCTCTCGAATAGATTAAGAAGGGTGATTCCCAATCTTGTAGGCTTCGAGCAGAGCGCGTTCATTAAAGGTAGGAACATTCTTGATGGTGCGTTGATTGCTAGTGAATCTCTTGATTTCCTAAAGCGCAAAAAGGCCAGGAGTATTCTTTTTAAGGTCGACTTTGAGAAGGCATTTGATTTTTTGAGTTGGGATTTTCTATTAGAAATTATGGAGAAAATAGGGTTTGGTTCCAAGTGGCGAATGTGGATTATGACTTGCCTCAAATCGGCAAGTGTTTCGGTCTTGATTAATGGCTCGCCTACCGAAGAGTTTAGCTTGGAAAGAGGTGTCCGCCAAGGGGACCCTCTTTctccttttcttttcattcttgCTGCGGAGGGTCTTAACCTACTGATTAAAGAAGCGGTAACTTGCAATCTCTTCAAGGGTGTTGAAATTGGTGATAATCGTGTCCCTATATCTCATTTACAATACGCGGACGACACGATATTCTTTGGAATTTGGGAccttgaaaacattagaaaccttaTGAAGCTCCTTAAGTGTTTCGAACGTACTTCGGGTTTGAAA ACGGAAGTTGAGAGTGTTGCTCGTATTTTTGGTTGTAATGTCGGGGAGTTCCCTTTTACTTATCTCGGGTTACCGATTGGTGCGAATATGAGTGTTGCTTCAAATTGGAAGCCGGTTGTGGATAAAATTGGGAAACGCCTTGCGGATTGGAAAGCGCGTACGATGTCTTTTGGTGGTCCTTTGACTTTGGTTAAATCGGTGCTTAATAGTCTCCCGCT GAGCTCGTTCTCAAAGGTCATTGGTAATGGTTCTTCTACAAACTTTTGGAAGGATCATTGGCTCGGTGATTTTGCGTTAGAAGATAAATTCAAAAGATTGGTGCGGCTTGAAAGCAACATGGAGGCTACGGTTCGTAATCGTTTGGGGATTTGGGAGTGGATTAGGGAACCGAGGGGTCGTGCTTTGGGAGAATTATCCGAATTAAATGCTCTTTTTCAAGATGTGATCCTCATTCACGACAAGCCCGATACATGGAAGTGGGTCCTTAATGGCAATGGTGTATTTTCAACAAAGAAGCTAACGGAACTAATCAACGAGAAAAACATACTTGTGGGTCCTTCTAACTTCGAGACAATCCGTAATAATTTGGTTCCTAGTAAGGTGGAGATCTTTGTGTGGAGAGCAAGAAGAAGAAGGCTAGCGGTCTTGTCGGAATTGGATAAAAAGGGTATAGATCTTCATTCGGTCCTTTGTCCAATTTGCGGGCAAGAAGTGGAGACGGTAGAACACTCTTTGGTACTTTGTAATCTTGCGCTCGATGTTTGGGAGAAAGTTTCAAGATGGTGGGGTTTGGGTGCGTTCACGAATCTAAGCATTAACGAGATCTTCATGGGTAATTCGAGTGTGCATATGTCGGAGGCGGGGCGGAAAATTTGGCAAGCG ACACTTTCGAGTGAAAGCTACATTGACAAAAAACTCCCTGGAATTCTGTTAATCTAA
- the LOC139889862 gene encoding uncharacterized protein: MKIISYNVRGFGVVGKFDSVKNLCFRERPDIITFQETKCHELGDRWVQALWGTSDFGYVQKAVVGNSGGLLTIWDSTSFTITNAVGSDYFLAIRGSWVGSGKETIVVNVYGPHSDVNKKILWDSLSNLMGNNDMAWVLCGDFNEVREQGDRLNCFFHQRRATRFNDFIYSNSLIEIPLVGRKFTRISDDGIKFSKLDRFFATDNFINLWCDLSIMALKRKDSDHCSIMLRDKVVDFGPKPFKIFDEWYNKEGVMEVIDSAWSLSVKGTRVDCNFHDKLKNVKFALRDWSKNEFGSLDSEINSLKVEVGEWEKKGRSGVS, translated from the coding sequence ATGAAGATAATCTCTTATAATGTTAGGGGTTTTGGTGTGGTGGGTAAATTTGATAGTGTAAAAAATCTTTGTTTTCGTGAGAGACCTGACATAATTACTTTTCAAGAAACCAAGTGTCATGAGTTGGGGGATCGTTGGGTCCAAGCACTTTGGGGGACTAGTGACTTCGGGTATGTACAAAAAGCTGTGGTGGGGAACTCGGGGGGCCTTCTTACAATTTGGGATTCGACTTCTTTTACGATTACTAATGCGGTTGGGAGTGATTATTTTCTTGCCATTCGGGGTAGTTGGGTTGGTTCTGGAAAAGAAACGATTGTGGTCAATGTGTATGGTCCACATAGTGATGTAAATAAGAAGATTTTGTGGGATTCCTTGTCTAATTTAATGGGTAATAATGACATGGCGTGGGTTCTATGTGGTGACTTCAATGAGGTTCGGGAACAAGGGGATAGACTCAATTGTTTTTTTCATCAACGTAGAGCTACTCGGTTTAATGATTTCATTTATTCTAATAGTCTCATTGAGATACCTTTGGTAGGTCGGAAATTTACTCGAATTAGCGATGATGGTATCAAGTTTAGTAAACTTGACCGATTCTTTGCAACGGATAATTTCATTAACCTTTGGTGTGATCTTTCGATTATGGCTCTTAAAAGAAAAGATTCGGATCATTGTTCGATTATGCTTCGAGATAAAGTCGTTGATTTTGGGCCTAAGCCGTTTAAGATTTTTGATGAGTGGTATAATAAGGAAGGGGTGATGGAGGTTATTGACTCGGCTTGGTCTCTCTCGGTTAAGGGTACTAGAGTTGATTGTAACTTTCATGATAAACTCAAGAATGTTAAGTTTGCGCTTAGAGATTGGAGTAAAAATGAATTCGGCTCGTTGGATAGTGAGATTAATAGTTTAAAAGTTGAAGTGGGTGAATGGGAAAAAAAAGGCAGAAGCGGGGTTTCTTAG